The window ATTTGATACTTTGATAGTAGCCTATCTCATAGCTTGTCGTCACGTCCAGCAACGACATAATGTTGGTCCTCCTTCGTATCTTCCCCTGCCttcaaaaataaaaaagctcAAATGCTGTATCtcatccagcatcaaggGCCCAAAGATCTTCTCCCATTCTTGCGGGGGTTGTAAAAGCCGACCCAGGTGTCCACTTTACTGCTTTCATCCGTAGCATTCCCATGATAGCCGCTGTATGTAATGTTTTCGCTGATACCCTTTTTGTGCGTTCCTCTCATAGTACTCTGATTGTTCTCCCAGAGAGAAGCGTCGTCTCTGTGCGTATGTGTATTTGTCGACGCCTGCGCAGTATCCGTAGTATTCATGCCCATCGCAATGCGAAGTGCCCGGGACTCAGCCGTAGCAGACGGCGGGGTGACACCGATCCGTTCCAATAGGTTCATCCGCCTAGAAGGGCTCTCTTCAGTTCCCATGTGCTGCATCTTTTCGAGATCTGCCTAAATCCCGCGCAAAGAGGCATGGCCTACCAAAGGACTGCCAATCTCACCGGGAGCTCCGACTGCCCGAAAATGAGGATTTAGCCCCTCGTCCGTGTCAGGAACCCATCGTATCTTCTTGAGCCCCATAGCATCTTGCTTCACATCAAAGGACCCCCCACCATTTGACAGACTGCCGACAGTATCGCAAAGGTTTAACAGGTCTTGTTCCGAGATGCTGGGGTCACCAGACACCAGACTGACATGTCCCTTGATGTCTACCAGATCAACGTAACCATCCTTGTCGGCAGTGGTCGAATTTGTCAACTCTTTGCACGCCTGTGAGAGTAGCAGGCGCACTGTTACGTGGCGAGGCTGGGCGCGAATGGATCCCAATCCGCTCGGAGATCCAACATGAAATCCTGGTGGGCCGCTTGGAGGACCCCAGCCTGGATTGCCAAATGTCGGTAGAGCAAATGGCTGCTGGGCCGTAGCGGGAGGGAAAGGCTGCGGAGGGCTGTTGATGGGACCCCAAGGGTTGTGGCCCATTGGAAATCCGGAGTCGATAAAAGGGCCTGCAGCAAAGCCGCCTCGGGGTCCTAGTGGTTGATGACGCATGCCGCCAACACCAGCATCTGCACCCAATGgctcatcgtcttcaacaAGAACACGGCTTCCGAGATGCTGCgtgtcctcctccttgtcacGCGAATATCCATGACTGACGCTGCCAGGACGTCCTATCGGTGCTGGTCGTCCAATCGGCTGTCCAGGAGTACCGGGCGCGCTCTCGAATCCAATGGAACCTTGGCGCCCGTGTGTCATGACAGGACCGTCTCTGGTAGGCATGGGATAGCCTTGGTTCATGGGATAGTCACCAGTTGGCTGTGAGAACCCGGGAGGGGGCATTGTGACGGGTGGATAGCCGCGAACCGCAGAGCTGTTAATACCAGGCGGCGGAATCATCATATTATGACCAGGATTCGGTCGAAACCCTACCGGGAAGATGGGATCGTGGCCCGGCCGGTTGGAGAAACCGGGCGGGGGTGGAGGCCCATGGGGACCCAGCCCTGGAGGAGGCTGCATGTTCATCATGGGTAGCTGGAACGGGGCAGATGGGCTTGGGCCCTTGGGCAGTGGCAGCCCAGGTGGTGTACCTGACATTGTAGCTGGCTGTATCGTGACCGGAGTGCCTGCGCTGATTCTCCTCTCGGGCCCAGTCGAACTCGGGCTGGTATACACTGGCGTGACAGAATGTGGTGATGCGCTCTGGCTGGGAACGGATGCTGTCTGCGAGTCAGATGAGCTTGCCGGCCCGGTCCCGTGTTGCTGAGATGTCGTCCTCGGCCGTATGGGAGTTGGTGCCTTGGGGATTGCCGGAGTTGCTACGGGAATCTTTGGCGAAATGAAGCTTGCTGGATTAGGAGGATGTTGAGGCAAGACTGCGGGCAAGATAACAGGAGTCTGCTGCGTCTGGGGAggcggctgttgctgttgctgatttCCACGCTTGGCAGGCTGTGAGGGTTGAGTCTGGGCTATCTGAACAGAGGAAACCTTTGGCgcagccttttcttccttggctCGTTGCAGCTGTTCTTCTCTGGCAGCCTCTGCGGCCTCTCGAGACTCCTTCTGGGACTTTGCAGCTCTGGCCTCCTTTTCTCGCTTGTCGCGTTCCTGTTTCTCCTTACGCTCCTGAGCCTCTCGCTCTTTCTGCTCTCGGGCCTCCCGCTCTTTGGTGCGTTGCTcatccttgagcttcttttCTCGCTCTTTAGCCTCGCGCGCTTTTCGTTCCACTTcggcttgcttctctttctgctcgTGGATCCGCCGCAGTCGTTCAGCCTCCTTCTTTAGCCGCgcg of the Trichoderma breve strain T069 chromosome 4, whole genome shotgun sequence genome contains:
- a CDS encoding salt tolerance down-regulator domain-containing protein; amino-acid sequence: MPAHHQKPAPLAPASPRNTAKYTNKDGSKFITVPKASPSDSSRPSTPTIAKSNKAPPPADSTGLDTSAPTVNRKKQKRRQKAAAKAAAAQAANGHPSPALSSDKQMPADYELVASDEDDDVYDLADDAEPMPTTNGHIIDPKANKKNKKKKKKTGPGVHAEEMDLAQHPTPAPRGSGMSRDKIWSTSNHEERERIKEFWLGLGEDDRKSLVKVEKDAVLKKMKEQQKHTCSCTVCGRKRTAIEEELEGLYDAYYLELEQFANQGEGPPMLPPPPRDFSIRQTRGLPGGYPRPPPARGRIVEHVGDDDEELEEAYSEDEAEDDEYSDDEPPEEFHGSPDRDVADFLTFGNSLQVKGGILTVADDLLKNDGRRFIEMMEQLAERRMAREEDAREHFARGYGHPNGSYSAPHNHPPPEDEDYEDEEEEEEEDYDDSQDEEYEDEEDPMTEEQRMEEGRRMFQIFAARMFEQRVLSAYKEKVAKERQEKLLEELEEESRAVDEQKAKKAKNAQKKKDKAAQRKQALADEKARKEAEKAAEETARIEAERKKIAEQKQKAEEKRKQKEAQKKAEEDARLKKEAERLRRIHEQKEKQAEVERKAREAKEREKKLKDEQRTKEREAREQKEREAQERKEKQERDKREKEARAAKSQKESREAAEAAREEQLQRAKEEKAAPKVSSVQIAQTQPSQPAKLLPQHPPNPASFISPKIPVATPAIPKAPTPIRPRTTSQQHGTGPASSSDSQTASVPSQSASPHSVTPVYTSPSSTGPERRISAGTPLPMMNMQPPPGLGPHGPPPPPGFRPNPGHNMMIPPPGINSSAVRGYPPVTMPPPGDGPVMTHGRQGSIGFESAPGTPGQPIGRPAPIGRPGSVSHGYSRDKEEDTQHLGSRVLVEDDEPLGADAGVGGMRHQPLGPRGGFAAGPFIDSGFPMGHNPWGPINSPPQPFPPATAQQPFALPTFGNPGWGPPSGPPGFHVGSPSGLGSIRAQPRHVTVRLLLSQACKELTNSTTADKDGYVDLVDIKGHVSLVSGDPSISEQDLLNLCDTVGSLSNGGGSFDVKQDAMGLKKIRWVPDTDEGLNPHFRAVGAPDLEKMQHMGTEESPSRRMNLLERIGVTPPSATAESRALRIAMGMNTTDTAQASTNTHTHRDDASLWENNQSTMRGTHKKGISENITYSGYHGNATDESSKVDTWVGFYNPRKNGRRSLGP